Below is a genomic region from Fusobacterium nucleatum.
TTCATAATTTTCTTTTCCACGCCAAATATAACCTATACCAAGCCCAGCTTCAAAATTAGATGTTACATTTTTCGTTGCTTCTAAAAATATTGCAGGAGCCACCTTTCCTTTACCTTTTACAAATGTTTCTCCTTCATCACTAAGTTTATTGAATCTTGAAACAACATCCACTCCAAATTTTCCATAAACATTAATTCCTTGATTAGCAAAAGATACAGCTGAAGAAAGAACTAATAAACCTAATAAAATTTTTTTCATAGTTTACCTCCTTAAAAATTTAATTTTCTACTCAGCCTTATTATATCACTACTTTTAAGTGATTACAAATATCTGGCTATTTTATTAAATTAACTTTTATTTAGCCATAGCATTAATGAACCATAATTGTTTTACAAAGTATTCAATATGATCTTCCATCATACTAACTACTAAGAAATCATCTTCTTCATTAGCAATTTCTCTTATCTTTTTAGCATCTGCTAACATTAACTCCATATCTTCTTTTATACTAGCTACTACTTCTGGGATTGTAAAATCTTTAGCTTCTAATTCTTTAACAGTTGCATGTTTTAAGTAATCAGCAACTTTTACTAATGGAAACTCCCCTTTCATTTTAAAAGTTTCTGCAACTTCATCAAATTTTTCAAAGTAATGATCATATAATGCTTCTGTATAATCATGTATAGCTTTAAATCTAGCTCCGACTACATTCCAATGTAGATTATGAGTTTTAGTAATTAATATTCCTAAATTTGATAAATATCTGTTTAAATTTTCTTTGTTTTTCATTTTTTACCTCCATAATTATAAAATCAATAAATTAATTAAACTTAATATTTAATTTCATTAAGAAGTTAAATATCATTCCCTTTTTCTTACACTGTTATAATATCATACAGGATAAAATATGTCAATATTTTTTTGTAATAATTATAAAAAAATATAAAAATAT
It encodes:
- a CDS encoding Dps family protein, which gives rise to MKNKENLNRYLSNLGILITKTHNLHWNVVGARFKAIHDYTEALYDHYFEKFDEVAETFKMKGEFPLVKVADYLKHATVKELEAKDFTIPEVVASIKEDMELMLADAKKIREIANEEDDFLVVSMMEDHIEYFVKQLWFINAMAK